From Luteolibacter yonseiensis, the proteins below share one genomic window:
- a CDS encoding efflux RND transporter permease subunit, protein MSLSDTSIRRPVLAIVMSLIIVLFGATGFYFLGVREYPAVDPPIVTVQTTYPGANPDVVASQITEPLEQVINGIAGIRTLSSESRQERSTITVEFTLDSDLDTAANDVRDRVSRAARNLPVDSNPPVVEKADADSSPILFLSMVSDKRGILEVSDIADRVVRERMETIPGVSSVRIFGEKRYAMRLWMDPVKLAVHRLTPADVQAALDTQNVDLPSGRLEGSSNELSLRTLGRLSTPQEFENLIIKQENGRQILFGDIGYAELGPENLRTGFKNGQLYRIGVAIIPQPNTNAIAIADEFNKRLEQVRKEVPPDITVEVGYDFTRFVRRSVAEVEETLVIAFVLVALIIFLFLRDWRSTIIPVIAIPVSIIAAFFIMYLAGFSINVLTLVAIVLAIGLVCDDAIVVLENIYTKIEEGMTPMEAALTGSKEIYFAVISTTFSLAAVFLPLIFLSGLTGRLFREFGITLAGSVLVSAFVALTLSPMMCRFLLKKHGDTPNWFYRTTEPFFRGLTSGYRGMLGPFLRWRWLAFPILLASGGMIAWLVGVIPQELAPLEDRENIRVNVTAPEGAGFEYTESWMDKIAAYVDENIPETYRSFTILGGGGGGSEANSGAQNIYLKAPEERGRTQDQIAEQLTRELQDFTGVRSFASQPPTIGDRRAGQPLAYVIQAPNFESLVKVLPEFLAEANKSPLLRQIDANLKVNRPEGVISIDRKKAAELGISVEEIGKTVEFAYSGRRFGYFLKNGKQYQVIAQMQRQDRNDPGDLKKLFVRTAKGEMVSLDNLVSFSESASPAAIFRFNRAVSATIQGTPAPGHTLGDGIKELDKVAEKVLPENFRTSLAGQSRDFAESSSSLLFAFVLALLIIYLVLAAQFESFRDPFIIILTVPLSVAGALLSLHLTDQTLNVFSQIGIIMLIGIVTKNGILIVEFANQRKEAGLSKTEAALEAAISRFRPILMTSLATIFGILPIALSLGASGGSRQSLGIAVVGGLIFSGFLTLFVVPAVYAIFSRAAVKHE, encoded by the coding sequence ATGAGTCTGTCAGACACCAGCATCCGGCGGCCGGTCCTGGCGATCGTGATGTCGCTCATCATCGTTCTCTTCGGCGCGACGGGTTTCTATTTCCTCGGCGTCCGCGAGTATCCGGCGGTGGATCCTCCCATCGTCACGGTCCAGACGACCTACCCGGGTGCGAACCCGGATGTCGTGGCGTCACAGATCACCGAACCGCTGGAACAGGTCATCAACGGCATCGCCGGCATCCGCACGCTTTCGTCCGAGTCGCGGCAGGAGCGCAGCACCATCACTGTGGAGTTCACGCTGGATTCGGACCTGGACACCGCCGCCAACGACGTGCGCGACCGTGTCTCGCGCGCAGCCAGAAACCTCCCGGTGGATTCGAACCCACCCGTCGTGGAAAAAGCCGACGCCGACTCCTCGCCGATTCTCTTCCTCTCCATGGTCAGCGACAAGCGCGGCATCCTGGAGGTGAGCGACATCGCGGACCGCGTCGTCCGCGAGCGCATGGAAACCATCCCCGGTGTCTCGTCCGTCCGGATTTTCGGCGAAAAACGCTACGCGATGCGCCTGTGGATGGACCCGGTGAAACTCGCCGTCCACCGGTTGACTCCCGCCGACGTGCAGGCCGCTCTCGACACCCAGAACGTGGACCTTCCCAGCGGCCGCCTGGAAGGCTCCAGCAACGAACTCTCGCTCCGCACGCTCGGCCGCCTGTCCACTCCCCAGGAGTTCGAAAACCTCATCATCAAGCAGGAGAACGGCCGCCAGATCCTCTTCGGCGACATCGGCTACGCGGAACTCGGCCCGGAAAACCTGCGCACCGGCTTCAAGAACGGCCAGCTCTACCGCATCGGCGTGGCCATCATCCCCCAGCCGAACACCAACGCCATCGCCATCGCCGATGAATTCAACAAACGTCTGGAACAGGTCCGCAAGGAAGTCCCGCCGGACATCACCGTGGAGGTCGGCTATGACTTCACCCGCTTCGTCCGCCGCTCCGTGGCCGAGGTGGAGGAAACTCTGGTCATCGCCTTCGTGCTGGTGGCGCTGATCATCTTCCTTTTCCTGCGGGACTGGCGCTCGACGATCATTCCCGTCATCGCCATTCCGGTGAGCATCATCGCCGCCTTCTTCATCATGTATCTGGCGGGCTTCTCCATCAACGTGCTCACGCTCGTCGCCATCGTGCTCGCCATCGGCCTCGTCTGCGATGACGCCATCGTGGTGCTGGAGAACATCTACACGAAGATCGAGGAAGGCATGACGCCCATGGAAGCGGCACTCACCGGCTCGAAGGAAATCTATTTCGCCGTCATCTCCACCACGTTCTCGCTCGCCGCCGTTTTCCTGCCGCTCATCTTCCTTTCGGGACTGACAGGCCGGTTGTTCCGCGAGTTCGGGATCACCCTCGCAGGCAGCGTGCTCGTCTCCGCGTTTGTCGCGCTCACCCTTTCCCCGATGATGTGCCGCTTCCTGTTGAAAAAACACGGCGACACCCCGAACTGGTTCTACCGCACGACGGAGCCGTTCTTCAGAGGGCTCACCAGCGGCTACCGGGGCATGCTCGGGCCGTTCCTGCGCTGGCGGTGGCTGGCATTTCCGATCCTGCTGGCCAGCGGTGGCATGATCGCCTGGCTCGTCGGTGTGATCCCCCAGGAGCTAGCGCCGTTGGAAGACCGTGAGAACATCCGGGTGAACGTCACCGCTCCCGAGGGCGCCGGTTTCGAATACACCGAGAGCTGGATGGACAAGATCGCCGCGTATGTGGATGAGAACATCCCCGAGACCTACCGATCCTTCACCATCCTCGGCGGCGGTGGCGGCGGCTCGGAGGCGAACTCCGGCGCACAGAACATCTATCTCAAGGCACCGGAGGAACGTGGCCGCACGCAGGACCAGATCGCCGAGCAGCTCACCCGCGAACTGCAGGATTTCACCGGCGTGCGATCCTTCGCGTCACAACCACCGACCATCGGCGACCGCCGGGCCGGACAACCGCTCGCCTATGTGATCCAGGCGCCGAACTTCGAGTCGCTGGTGAAGGTGCTGCCCGAGTTTCTCGCGGAAGCGAACAAGAGCCCCCTGCTCCGCCAGATCGATGCCAACCTGAAGGTGAACCGCCCGGAAGGCGTCATCTCCATCGACCGCAAGAAGGCCGCCGAGCTTGGCATCTCCGTGGAGGAGATCGGCAAGACCGTCGAGTTCGCCTACTCGGGACGGCGCTTCGGCTACTTCCTGAAAAACGGCAAACAATACCAGGTCATCGCCCAGATGCAGCGGCAGGACCGAAACGACCCGGGGGATTTGAAAAAACTTTTCGTCAGGACGGCCAAGGGCGAAATGGTTTCCTTGGACAACCTCGTCAGCTTCTCCGAGTCCGCCAGCCCGGCCGCCATCTTCCGTTTCAACCGCGCGGTCTCGGCCACCATCCAGGGTACTCCCGCGCCGGGACACACCCTCGGCGACGGCATCAAGGAGCTGGATAAGGTGGCGGAAAAGGTTCTTCCGGAGAATTTCCGCACCTCGCTGGCCGGACAATCGCGGGATTTCGCCGAAAGCTCCTCGTCTCTGTTGTTCGCTTTCGTTCTCGCGCTGCTCATCATCTATCTGGTGCTCGCCGCGCAGTTCGAAAGCTTCCGTGATCCGTTCATCATCATCCTGACGGTTCCGCTCTCGGTCGCGGGCGCGCTGCTCTCGCTGCACCTCACGGATCAGACGCTGAATGTGTTCAGCCAGATCGGCATCATCATGCTCATCGGCATCGTCACGAAGAACGGCATCCTCATCGTCGAGTTCGCCAACCAGCGGAAGGAGGCGGGTCTGTCGAAAACGGAGGCCGCGCTGGAAGCCGCCATCTCACGCTTCCGCCCGATCCTGATGACCAGCCTCGCGACGATCTTCGGCATCCTGCCGATCGCGCTTTCATTGGGAGCTTCCGGCGGATCACGCCAGTCGCTCGGGATCGCGGTTGTCGGAGGATTGATTTTCTCCGGCTTCCTGACGCTATTCGTGGTGCCCGCGGTTTATGCGATTTTCTCACGGGCGGCGGTGAAACATGAATGA
- a CDS encoding efflux RND transporter periplasmic adaptor subunit, which produces MILLKKTPIRLLALPLLVTGAFAQGGKGGASNAPLVAETYTVRKAPFTQTLSTVGTLRANESVSLVSELSRRLVKIHVQEGSAVAAGDLLFKLDDSDLQAELGEIQARIFLANTNKKRVDNLLPSKAISQQEYDSSTAELAILEAQRNTQQAQIAKTEIRAPFAGRVGVRQVSEGAFVSPTTPLITLQDVSRIKVDFPLPERYSGEVKSGQKFTFTVAGNGTKFEGEITVLEPAIEAATRSLLVRGICSQPKGLLPGGFAEVTLSLDQLAHGFMVPSQAIVPSARGQGIYLVENGKAKLQSIEIGLRTDDQVQILQGVKEGDTVVTTNLLRIRPGLEVTAATAP; this is translated from the coding sequence ATGATCCTGTTGAAGAAAACACCCATCCGCCTGCTGGCACTCCCGCTTCTCGTCACGGGAGCCTTCGCCCAAGGCGGAAAAGGCGGTGCTTCGAACGCTCCGCTTGTCGCGGAAACCTACACCGTCAGGAAAGCGCCTTTCACCCAGACCCTCTCCACCGTCGGCACCCTGCGGGCGAACGAATCCGTCTCCCTCGTTTCGGAACTTTCCCGCCGCCTCGTGAAAATCCACGTGCAGGAAGGCAGCGCCGTCGCCGCCGGGGATCTCTTGTTCAAGCTCGACGACAGCGACCTCCAGGCGGAACTCGGTGAAATCCAGGCCCGCATCTTTCTCGCCAACACCAACAAGAAACGCGTGGATAACCTCCTGCCGAGCAAGGCCATCAGCCAGCAGGAATACGACAGTTCGACCGCCGAGCTGGCCATTCTGGAAGCCCAGCGCAACACCCAGCAGGCGCAGATCGCCAAGACCGAGATCCGCGCGCCCTTCGCCGGGCGCGTCGGCGTGCGGCAGGTCAGCGAGGGGGCCTTCGTCTCCCCCACCACGCCGCTCATCACGCTGCAGGACGTCTCCCGCATCAAGGTGGATTTCCCGCTGCCCGAGCGCTACTCCGGCGAGGTGAAGAGCGGGCAGAAATTCACCTTCACCGTCGCCGGAAACGGCACGAAATTCGAAGGAGAGATCACCGTGCTCGAGCCCGCCATCGAGGCGGCCACCCGCAGCCTGCTCGTCCGCGGCATCTGCAGCCAGCCGAAGGGACTGCTCCCCGGCGGATTCGCCGAGGTCACGCTCTCCCTCGACCAACTGGCGCACGGCTTCATGGTCCCGAGCCAGGCGATCGTCCCTTCCGCGAGAGGCCAGGGCATCTATCTGGTGGAGAATGGCAAGGCCAAGCTCCAGTCCATCGAGATCGGCCTCCGCACCGATGACCAGGTCCAGATCCTGCAAGGCGTGAAAGAAGGCGACACCGTGGTCACCACGAACCTCCTCCGCATCCGCCCCGGTCTGGAAGTCACCGCAGCGACCGCGCCATGA
- the murA gene encoding UDP-N-acetylglucosamine 1-carboxyvinyltransferase, giving the protein MDKLVVHGGSTLRGAINISGSKNASLPILAAAILTGEDCIIRRVPDVSDTNYMIQILSALGADVERSSGTVRISCADIIDEAPYELVRRMRASICVMGPLLARNGRCVVSLPGGCVIGDRPVDLHLRGLEALGAKIEFEGGNITLTAPDGLKGAEIDLRGTHGPTVLGTDNVMMAATLAEGITVIESAAAEPEVLDLANFLNAMGAKITGAGTRRIVIEGVKELRGVEHTVIPDRIEAGTFMAAAAIAGEGVTLRRVCREHMKAITAAIEESGHRVEFNEAGDSCTIHRGEILQGVEISTAPYPGYPTDMQAQMTALLATTPGLSVIKDTIFPQRFMHCAELKRMGADIKVDNGTAVVRGVERLSAAPVMASDLRASAALVLAALTAKGSTEISRLYHIDRGYEHIDEKLLMLGANVQRVKDR; this is encoded by the coding sequence ATGGACAAACTCGTAGTTCACGGCGGCTCCACCCTGCGGGGGGCCATCAACATTTCCGGTTCCAAAAACGCCTCGCTGCCGATTCTCGCCGCCGCCATCCTCACGGGTGAGGACTGCATCATCCGCCGCGTGCCGGATGTTTCGGACACGAACTACATGATCCAGATCCTCAGCGCGCTCGGCGCGGATGTGGAACGCTCCTCCGGCACCGTCCGCATCTCCTGTGCCGACATCATCGACGAAGCCCCCTACGAGCTCGTCCGCCGCATGCGGGCCTCGATCTGTGTCATGGGCCCGCTGCTCGCCCGGAACGGCCGCTGCGTCGTTTCCCTTCCCGGCGGCTGCGTGATCGGCGACCGTCCGGTGGACCTGCATTTGCGCGGATTGGAAGCGCTGGGCGCGAAAATCGAATTCGAGGGCGGCAACATCACCCTCACCGCGCCGGATGGCCTCAAGGGGGCGGAAATCGACCTGCGCGGCACCCACGGCCCCACCGTCCTCGGCACGGACAACGTGATGATGGCGGCGACCCTCGCCGAGGGCATCACCGTGATCGAGTCCGCCGCCGCCGAACCGGAGGTGCTCGATCTCGCGAATTTCCTCAACGCCATGGGTGCGAAGATCACCGGGGCCGGCACCCGCCGCATCGTCATCGAGGGGGTGAAGGAACTTCGCGGCGTCGAGCACACCGTCATTCCGGACCGCATCGAGGCCGGGACCTTCATGGCCGCCGCCGCCATCGCCGGAGAAGGGGTCACCCTCCGCCGCGTCTGCCGCGAGCACATGAAGGCCATCACCGCCGCCATCGAGGAATCCGGCCACCGTGTGGAGTTCAACGAAGCGGGCGATTCCTGCACCATCCATCGCGGCGAAATCCTGCAGGGCGTGGAGATCTCGACCGCGCCTTACCCGGGTTATCCCACCGACATGCAGGCGCAGATGACCGCGCTGCTCGCGACGACGCCGGGTCTCAGCGTGATCAAGGACACCATTTTCCCGCAACGCTTCATGCACTGCGCCGAGCTCAAGCGCATGGGCGCGGACATCAAGGTGGATAACGGCACCGCCGTCGTGCGCGGCGTGGAAAGGCTCTCCGCCGCGCCTGTCATGGCCAGCGACCTCCGTGCTTCCGCCGCACTCGTGCTCGCCGCACTGACCGCGAAAGGTTCCACCGAAATTTCCCGCCTCTACCACATCGACCGTGGCTACGAGCACATCGACGAGAAGCTCCTCATGCTCGGAGCGAACGTGCAGCGGGTGAAGGACCGGTGA
- a CDS encoding family 43 glycosylhydrolase, translating to MLRLKTFILLAATSLAAQGKNPIFAAADPHAAVIDGTPWIFPTHTEKGKNFFAFKFTPQKTWEKVGPLLDLKDVSWLKNERYRGLGPWAPCIAIKGGKYYFYYSVGPQSEGRPSRIGVAVGDSPAGPFKDSGKALLTGGNGFEAIDPMVFEDPASKKFYFYAGGSAGAKLRVFEMADDMVSFRKEIEVKTPENFTEGAFMHYEGKFYHLTYSHGGWQDASYSVHHATSESPTGPWKYRGVILKSDATHKGPGHHSIIQYPDKKSYQIIYHRWDNREGDGPYSGSRVVAIDRLFHTTSGDIKTVIMTD from the coding sequence ATGCTCCGCCTGAAGACATTCATCCTCCTCGCCGCCACCTCTCTCGCCGCGCAGGGGAAAAATCCGATTTTTGCCGCCGCGGATCCTCATGCGGCGGTCATCGACGGCACGCCATGGATCTTCCCGACCCACACGGAAAAAGGGAAAAACTTCTTCGCCTTCAAGTTCACTCCCCAGAAAACCTGGGAAAAGGTCGGACCGCTTCTTGATCTGAAGGACGTTTCATGGCTGAAGAACGAACGCTACCGCGGGCTCGGCCCGTGGGCGCCGTGCATCGCGATCAAGGGCGGAAAATACTATTTCTACTACTCCGTCGGCCCGCAGAGCGAAGGCCGTCCGTCGCGCATCGGTGTCGCGGTCGGAGACTCCCCGGCAGGGCCCTTCAAGGATTCCGGCAAGGCGCTTCTCACCGGCGGAAACGGCTTCGAGGCCATCGACCCGATGGTGTTCGAGGACCCGGCCAGCAAGAAATTCTACTTCTACGCGGGCGGCAGCGCCGGCGCGAAGCTCCGGGTCTTCGAGATGGCGGACGACATGGTGAGCTTCCGCAAGGAGATCGAGGTCAAGACGCCGGAAAATTTCACGGAAGGGGCGTTCATGCACTACGAGGGGAAATTCTACCATCTCACCTACAGCCACGGCGGTTGGCAGGACGCCAGCTACTCGGTGCACCATGCGACTTCCGAATCCCCCACCGGGCCGTGGAAATACCGTGGTGTCATCTTGAAAAGCGACGCCACCCACAAGGGGCCCGGCCACCACTCGATCATCCAGTACCCGGACAAGAAGAGCTACCAGATCATCTACCACCGTTGGGACAACCGCGAGGGAGACGGCCCCTACTCCGGCTCACGGGTGGTCGCCATCGACAGGCTTTTCCACACGACGAGCGGCGACATCAAGACCGTCATCATGACGGATTGA
- a CDS encoding potassium transporter Kup gives MNSLASGGLKCFLAPASDPPATMSDTHGGHAGHRPRLAATTLAALGIVFGDIGTSPLYAFRECFSGSHGATPTAGNLVGAASLIVWSLIMVVTVKYLLIILKLDNKGEGGVLALSTLIRGALRCLGGRDPKKILLFGLAGASLIYADGMLTPAISVLSAVEGLAVSAPVIAHWAVPLSVVLLVALFYIQRFGTGLVGRLFGPVILLWFVTLAALGIRALWAHPQVLWAISPWEGISFLCREWKHAFPLLSAVFLAVTGGESLYADIGHFGTKPIRVAWFTVVFPALVLNYLGQAALLTADPLAIRSPFFLLAPSMLQLPLTILATCAAIIASQALISGAFSMTAQAVQLGCMPRTQILYTSEHSMGQVYVPAVNHLLAVACVLLVITFKTSAALAGAYGIAISVTMTITTVLFFSAARAVWGWSGLKAGLVTSLFLTFEAAFLAANTLKLLPTGWLPLTIGGLVMCTMLTWLWGRKRLYERIVAASLPIADLLRELKKGRIHRVSGTAIYMSGKGTQVPNALLHNLKHNQVLHERVILLHVMTTDQPTASEEDLLEYEDLGDGLQNVTIRFGFTETPDVPAALKKRLKGDAKLQVSKATYFLGRESYGMGKHATFMDRLRLSIFGVLARNASPATAYFQLPPGRVVELGAQITL, from the coding sequence GTGAATTCGCTGGCCAGCGGCGGGCTGAAATGTTTTTTAGCGCCTGCGAGCGACCCGCCCGCGACGATGAGCGACACACACGGAGGCCACGCCGGCCATAGACCTCGCCTTGCGGCAACCACACTGGCCGCCCTGGGCATTGTTTTCGGAGATATCGGAACAAGTCCGCTTTATGCGTTCCGCGAGTGTTTTTCCGGGTCTCACGGAGCCACTCCCACGGCGGGCAACCTGGTGGGTGCCGCCTCGCTGATCGTCTGGTCGCTGATCATGGTGGTCACGGTGAAATACCTGCTGATCATCCTGAAACTGGACAACAAGGGGGAGGGCGGTGTTCTGGCTCTTTCTACCCTGATCCGCGGAGCCTTGAGATGTCTCGGGGGAAGGGACCCCAAAAAGATCCTGTTGTTCGGTCTGGCGGGAGCTTCATTGATTTATGCGGACGGCATGCTGACGCCGGCGATTTCCGTGCTCAGCGCCGTGGAAGGTCTGGCGGTGAGCGCGCCGGTGATCGCCCACTGGGCGGTGCCGCTGTCGGTGGTGCTGCTGGTCGCGCTGTTCTACATCCAGCGCTTCGGCACCGGACTGGTCGGAAGATTGTTCGGCCCGGTGATCCTGCTCTGGTTCGTCACATTGGCCGCGCTGGGAATCCGCGCTCTGTGGGCTCACCCGCAGGTGTTGTGGGCGATCAGCCCGTGGGAGGGGATTTCGTTCCTTTGCCGCGAGTGGAAACATGCGTTTCCGTTGCTTTCCGCGGTGTTTCTCGCGGTGACCGGAGGAGAATCTCTTTATGCGGACATCGGCCACTTCGGGACGAAACCGATCCGGGTCGCATGGTTCACGGTGGTGTTCCCGGCGCTGGTATTGAACTACCTCGGGCAGGCCGCGCTGCTGACGGCGGACCCCCTGGCGATCCGCAGTCCTTTCTTCCTGCTCGCCCCTTCCATGTTGCAACTGCCGCTGACGATCCTCGCCACCTGCGCGGCGATCATCGCCAGCCAGGCACTGATCTCGGGAGCCTTCTCGATGACCGCCCAGGCGGTGCAACTGGGCTGCATGCCCCGGACGCAGATCCTCTACACCTCGGAGCATTCGATGGGGCAGGTATATGTGCCTGCGGTGAACCACCTGCTGGCGGTCGCCTGCGTGCTGCTGGTGATCACCTTCAAGACATCCGCCGCGCTGGCCGGAGCTTATGGCATCGCGATCTCGGTGACGATGACGATCACCACCGTGTTGTTCTTCTCCGCCGCACGCGCGGTTTGGGGTTGGTCCGGTCTCAAGGCCGGTCTGGTCACCAGTCTGTTCCTGACATTCGAGGCCGCCTTCCTCGCCGCGAACACCTTGAAACTCCTGCCGACGGGCTGGCTGCCGCTCACCATCGGCGGCCTGGTGATGTGCACCATGCTCACGTGGCTGTGGGGTCGGAAGCGGTTGTATGAACGCATCGTCGCGGCTTCGCTGCCGATCGCGGATCTGCTCAGGGAGTTGAAGAAAGGCAGGATCCACCGCGTCTCCGGCACCGCGATCTATATGAGTGGAAAAGGCACCCAGGTGCCGAACGCGCTGCTGCATAACCTGAAGCACAACCAGGTCCTGCACGAACGGGTGATCCTCCTGCACGTGATGACCACCGACCAGCCGACGGCTTCCGAAGAAGATCTGCTCGAATACGAGGACCTCGGTGACGGCCTGCAGAACGTCACCATCCGTTTCGGGTTCACCGAAACACCGGATGTTCCGGCGGCATTGAAGAAACGGCTGAAGGGCGATGCCAAACTGCAGGTGTCCAAGGCGACCTATTTCCTCGGCCGGGAGAGTTATGGCATGGGAAAACATGCGACATTCATGGACCGCCTGCGCCTGTCGATCTTCGGAGTGCTCGCCCGCAACGCCTCCCCCGCGACGGCTTATTTCCAGCTTCCTCCGGGGCGCGTGGTGGAGCTCGGCGCCCAGATCACCCTCTGA
- the prmC gene encoding peptide chain release factor N(5)-glutamine methyltransferase codes for MSTVLETIDGGTRYLEKRGIEDARRNMQMLVAHQLDCTRMQLYTQFDRPIDESDLAPLRVNLKKRGEGIPLQHLLGKVWFHKLEFKTDARALIPRPETEELAEFILQWDLSVDSQVLDMGCGSGVLGLTLASERPGWQVTLADISPDALALARENAAAQEIPNARFLQSDLFSAVDSSFDGIVANLPYVPDSERATISREVRHDPELALFSGHDGLDLIRRFIPDAFHRLNPGGWLALEIGHDQASQVAGILDACGFTDIEVKTDLSGIARFPFARRSREPAIGS; via the coding sequence ATGAGCACTGTTCTGGAAACCATCGACGGCGGCACGCGCTATCTCGAAAAACGCGGCATCGAGGACGCCCGGCGCAACATGCAGATGCTCGTCGCCCACCAGCTCGACTGCACGCGGATGCAGTTGTACACCCAGTTCGACCGCCCCATCGACGAATCGGACCTCGCCCCGCTGCGGGTGAACCTCAAGAAACGTGGGGAAGGCATCCCTCTCCAGCATCTGCTCGGAAAAGTCTGGTTCCACAAACTGGAGTTCAAGACCGACGCCCGCGCGCTGATCCCCCGGCCCGAGACGGAGGAGCTCGCCGAGTTCATCTTGCAATGGGATCTTTCCGTTGATTCCCAAGTGCTTGACATGGGCTGCGGCTCCGGTGTGCTGGGCCTCACGCTGGCCTCCGAACGACCCGGCTGGCAGGTCACCCTCGCCGACATTTCCCCGGACGCGCTCGCCCTCGCCCGGGAAAACGCCGCCGCACAGGAGATCCCGAACGCCCGCTTCCTGCAAAGCGACCTCTTCAGCGCCGTTGATTCGTCATTCGACGGCATCGTCGCCAACCTCCCCTACGTCCCCGACTCCGAACGCGCCACCATCTCCCGGGAAGTCCGGCACGATCCCGAACTCGCGCTTTTTTCCGGCCACGACGGACTGGACCTGATCCGGCGGTTCATTCCGGACGCGTTCCACCGGCTCAACCCCGGCGGCTGGCTGGCCTTGGAAATCGGCCACGATCAGGCTTCACAAGTCGCTGGAATTCTCGATGCTTGCGGCTTCACCGACATCGAAGTCAAAACCGACCTTTCCGGCATCGCCCGCTTTCCGTTCGCGCGGAGAAGCCGGGAGCCGGCGATCGGGAGTTGA